The following are encoded in a window of Palaemon carinicauda isolate YSFRI2023 chromosome 31, ASM3689809v2, whole genome shotgun sequence genomic DNA:
- the LOC137624373 gene encoding uncharacterized protein has product MHWFERTLWLFFVVVVCGVSVQTAPTEEQATKTSNRTGTQKDHRVHFRDDFDSSVHLPYETTTAVGPLNLEMPLHRLPPIMHAGPGKYLEDRRRQTEARIQELQEQVDLLIEAQKSNGTTEIVPDPERDARTAVQYGLNCERGDTIIVCLMKKVVVLRREVSGIQRDVSVLGRKFIDFQMDLRESKLNKDKTQDGPDQDENPREYGSGDVDGQGYDQSSDFDNTTANGTTEAPFDIHQDPLCPSRFERVGSICYYVVTDRVSGVTSARDFCQAHGGYLARPRDSLTLHDLANHLTRLYDKESNQLSELWVDGQYQAEKNAWQWGNGVVINRSIWGISDTPTKTHKAGTCVLLKKELNYLAMTQDCEYHYFFVCQAETRENIPAM; this is encoded by the exons atgcaTTGGTTTGAAAGGACTCTCTGGCTTTTCTTCGTTGTTGTGGTCTGTGGTGTTAGCGTTCAGACAGCCCCAACCGAAGAACAGGCCACAAAAACATCTAACAGAACCGGCACACAGAAAGATCACCGGGTACATTTCAGGGATGATTTTGACTCCAGTGTCCACCTCCCGTACGAGACGACCACAGCAGTAGGTCCTTTGAATCTAGAAATGCCACTGCACAGATTACCACCAATTATGCATGCAGGTCCTGGAAAGTATCTAGAAGATCGTCGTCGGCAGACTGAGGCTAGAATCCAGGAACTGCAAGAACAAGTGGACCTTCTTATTGAAGCTCAAAAGAGTAATGGCACAACGGAAATAGTTCCTGATCCGGAAAGGGATGCAAGAACCGCCGTCCAATATGGGCTTAACTGTGAACGCGGGGACACTATCATCGTCTGTTTGATGAAAAAAGTGGTCGTACTTCGGAGAGAGGTGTCAGGCATTCAGAGAGACGTGTCTGTGTTGGGCAGGAAGTTCATCGATTTCCAGATGGACCTGAGAGAAAgtaaattgaataaagataaaacACAGGATGGTCCAGACCAAGATGAAAATCCGAGAGAGTACGGGTCAGGAGATGTTGACGGACAGGGATACGACCAGTCTTCTGATTTTGATAATACAACGGCAAATGGCACGACGGAGGCTCCATTTGATATTCACCAGG ATCCCTTATGTCCGTCAAGATTCGAAAGAGTAGGCAGCATCTGTTACTACGTGGTAACGGACAGAGTCAGCGGTGTGACGTCAGCACGCGACTTCTGCCAAGCGCACGGAGGATACCTGGCCCGCCCAAGGGATTCTCTTACTCTCCACGATCTCGCAAATCATCTTACCAGGCTCTATGATAAGGAGAGCAACCAGT TGTCTGAACTATGGGTAGATGGGCAATATCAGGCAGAGAAAAATGCGTGGCAGTGGGGTAACGGTGTCGTCATTAACAG ATCGATATGGGGAATCTCTGACACACCAACCAAGACCCACAAAGCTGGTACTTGCGTCCTCCTGAAGAAAGAACTCAACTATCTTGCCATGACCCAAGACTGCGAATACCATTATTTCTTTGTCTGTCAAGCTGAGACTAGAGAAAACATCCCAGCTATGTAA